The genomic window CAAATTATACAATGAATTGATGGCAGATATTTCAATTCCGGAAAATTCCACAGAATAATAATTAGAAGTGGTCCATCTCTCGTTCAAATCCTTTTGCTTATACTTTATGAAATCGTGAAATAAAAAAGACGTAATCAGTCTTTTACCTTTAAAACTGGATTCAAGGAATGAATTTTTCTTAATCACACTATCAAACCTAGGAAAAGTTTCAGGCACATATAGACTTATGCTGAATGTATGTGCGTCAATTCTTTTGTATCTGTCTAGCCTTATATCGTATGCCACCTGAGTGTTCAATAAATAATAAATATATGCATCATTCAGAAAAACATAATTAAATCCCAGCTCCAAAGAAGTAAAGCTATTGGGTTTTTGAACAGTTCTTCCGAATCTTTTTACAATTGACTTCCAGATCGCAAATCCACCGGTGATATCATAAAAATCAGCAAGCCTGAGACTATTCTGATACCTGAGATTAATCGCATTATATGTTGACAACTTTGTAATATTGACTTCAGTTCCAACTTCCAGACTGGTTGACAATACCTCAGCACTTCCCAGCAAGTTTCTGTTACGCAAATTTACATTTCCGGAAATTCCAAAAAGATTGGAACCCAAAGCGCGAACTGTGGTATAATTCAGATCACTACTAGCATCAAACACCCATCTTTTATTTAAATTCAATGTATATGAGATATCTATATTTCCCGGCTTAGAGCTGTCTTTTTTTGTATCCAAATTTATAAACCTAAAAAGCCCCAGTCTATTCAATTGAGAAGTACTTTTCGATAAATTGGATTTGTTATAAAGTTGTCCCGGACGAGTGAAAATGTTCCTTGCCAGCAAACTATTCTTCACTTTCACTCCGTCACCATATCGAATGAATTTTATTGAATCAAATTCTGTTTCGACTTTATCATATGCAACAGCATCAGCTGATTGTCTGATGACATTCACCTTACCAATTCGAAACTGATCATGCTTTGATTTACCTTGAGGTAGATTTACTCGCAAGATCAAATCCGCCAAGTTATCAGAGGTATCGATTTTGAGTGAGGGAATATAAAGCGGCGTAAAATCTGCAAAGCCGTTGTTGTTCAAAATATCAGTAATACGCGCTTTCTCTGCCTGAAACAATGCATTGTCAACCGGACTTCCTTTTTTGAGCAAAGCTGTGGATGCATTTGAATTAAGGATTTCCAAAATTGCAGTATCCAAAGTACTATACTCTATGCTTCTGATTTTCAATCTGTCTTTAGCATAAATCAGATAGGTTACCGTAGATTTTTTTCTTTTGGTTTTAATGGTGGAACTTACTGTTACATTTAGGTATCCTTTGTTTATAAAGTAGTTTCTGATATTATTTTCTGTTGACTTCACCAGGATGCTGTCTAAAATAGCAGGTTCTTCTGCATAATTACTAAATATTTTATATCGCATTTTGGTGGGATCCAATTTAGATAGGTTATAGTAAAACCACTCTCTGGGAATTCCAACCAAAACTTTGCGATTTGGCCTTTGTCTGTACAAAGTAAAAATATCAGCGGAAAGTTGATTTTCTGTCAGGTCATTATCAAACTCTACCATTTTAAACTTATTCTTCTTGAGGAGAGATTGATTACCTTTGACATAGTTTGTGGTGTTGCATGATGTACCTATTAGGATGAGTACCATGCATACTAAACTGTAATATCCAAAAATAATTGAACGTCGACTTTCCATGTTTTTATCCAAGCAAGAAAAAACCTTTATTAAATCCCTCCATCAAAGTGAAACAAGGATTTTGCGCAGCGAATACTCAGCTGAAGGATCCAGGTTGGTACTTGATTTGATATCAAGCGCTCCAAGTGATATCATTAAAATTTATGCTACCACAGGATGGCTAAACAAGCATAGCTCAAAGATAGAAAATATTGCCCATTTGGTCAGTGAAATATCCGAATCCGATCTGGCTTCGATAGCGCAACTCAGGACAACAAAAGAAGTGTTGGGAATTTTTAAATTTCCAACATTCAATTCAAATATTTCGACTTCAAATCAGAATACCGTGGTCTTTTTGGATCGGATAAGTGATCCGGGAAATTTAGGCACTATCATCAGAACCTGTGATTGGTTTGGTATTTCATCGATTTACTGCGCCCCTGGAAGTGTGCACTTTAGCAATTCAAAGGTAGTACAATCTTCAATGTCCAGTATCGCCAGAGTTCAAGTGAAGTATCTTGCTATAGCTCAAGTTAAGCAATTGTTTGAAGGACATAAGTTTGTAGGTGCCACATTGCATGGATTGGCTTATAATGAAATAGACAAACCGGAACAAATCGTTATATTGATAGGAAATGAAGCAAATGGACTCAGTCAAGAGGCAATTGATTTGTGCGACATATTCGTGAGTATTCCGGCAAAGTTGTCACTGGGTGCTGAGTCTCTTAATGCAGCAGTGTCTGCAGCAATATTAATCTCATCTTTTTCAAAATAGTAAGGCTCATTAGACTAAACTCAGTTGTGTTTTAATTGAAAAACTTTTTCATTTATTATTATATTTGCTTTCATGGTCCTGCTAGATGTTAAACAATTGAATGTCTGTTTTAACTCACATCAACATAGGGTTCAAGCAGTAAAGGATCTCAACTTTAGCGTCCACCAAAATAGAATTCTTGGTATCGTTGGCGAATCTGGTAGTGGCAAGACCATCACTGCAATGAGCATCTTGCGACTTTTACCGACCAACGCTTTGCTGGAGGGTTCAATTCTGTGGTCAGAAAATGAGCAAACGAGCAATTTATGTGAATTGGAAGAAGACAGACTAAGAGCAATTCGCGGTGCAAAAATTTCTATGATTTTTCAAGAGCCGATGTCTTCCTTAAATCCGGTATTAACTTGCGGCTATCAGGTGGGTGAAGGTATCCAAGCGCACCGACTTTACCCAAAATCTGAGATAAAGGACCGAGTCTTATATTGGCTTGAAAAAGTAGGCCTTCCGGATCCCTCGAGAGTTTATAATTCCTATCCTCATCAATTGTCAGGAGGACAATTGCAAAGAGTACTCATTGCTATTGCTCTTAGTTGCAATCCAAAACTGATTATTGCTGACGAGCCTACGACAGCACTGGATGTTGGGATTCAAAAGCACATCATCGAAATGCTTCTCAGGCTTAAACAAGATTTGGGTTTGAGTATGTTGTTCATCTCTCATGACCTTGGAGTAATACGGGAAATATGTGACGATGTCCTGGTCATGAAAAATGGCAGAAAAATAGAACAAGGCCCTGTAAATGAAATTTTTAAAAATCCGCAACAACAATATACCAAAGGATTACTCTATTGCAGACCACCATTGCAAAAAAAACTCAGAAGACTTCCCACAATGGATGAATTCGAAAGAGGTACAGGAATTAATCATTTTGATGATACCCAATGCATTCTTCCTTCCGAGTTAGACAGAAAGTTAGTGTCGATGCACAGTACTGCACCTTTGATTTCTGTAAAAGATTTAAATGTTTATTATCCTAAGAAAAAATCCTGGTGGCAAAAATCAAAAAAGGATATACCGACAGTCAAAAATTTTAATCTTGACATTTTTCCAGGGGAAGTGATTGGTTTGGTGGGTGAATCCGGCAGTGGCAAATCCACAACAGGAAAAGCGATTTTACAGTTATTGGAACATTGTACCGGCAGCGTCGCTTATCTTGGGAAAAATTTGTCTCAAACTGACAAAGAGCACATGCGTACTTTGCGGAAGGACCTGCAAATTATTTTTCAGGATCCATACTCTTCCTTGAATCCCCGTTTGACTGTGGGAGACGCTATCGTCGAGCCCATGACGGTCCATGGCATTGGAAAAAATAAAAATGAACGAATAAATCTTGCAAAAGAATTGTTGGCGGAGGTAGGTTTGCTTCCTGAACATTTTGACAAATATCCGCATCAATTCAGCGGTGGGCAGCGTCAAAGAATTTGTATAGCAAGAGTACTGGGTTTGAAACCTCGATTCATTATTTGTGATGAATCTGTTTCCGCTTTGGATGTTTCTGTGCAGGCTCAGGTGTTAAATTTGCTCCAGGATTTAAAAGAAAAATTCAAACTGAGTTATTTATTTATTTCTCATGATCTTTCTGTGATTCATTTTATATCTGATCGGATCCTTGTGATGAAGGATGGCGAAGTAGTGGAGGAAGGAAAGTCCTATGAAATCATTAAACAGGCAAAAACGGATTATACACGCAATCTGCTAGCATCGATTCCCGGAAGTAATTACATGCAAGAACTCATTCAATAACCCGATAACGATTCGATCTGATCTCGACAATTTTCACAAAAGAGTTTTCAAAATAATCTGCATTCCAAGGGTCTTTGTTCTGATCTGAAGATTTAAATACAGGTGAAACATTGAACTCAGTCTCTAGGTAATTCCCCATACTTCCCAATGAGTACCAATGAAAAGGATACAAATTGGTTTTTAAAGATCTCACAACATATTTCATGAGGTCATAACCTTCTAGTGCTTCTTCGGTAGGAAATTCACGATATGTATTGAAGTATCTTTTCTTAAAAGCACGGATATTCGATTCATCATTGTCAAAATAATTGCTGATGCTCAACCTGATTTTGAGTGTATTGACATAATCTAAAATATCACTTTTCAATTCAATCCACTTGTACATTCCATAAACAATTACATCATTATTTCCCTTCTCCGAGCTGACGCGTCTCAAGAAATGGTAGATATAATTTTCGTCTTTGATCGAAGCAAAAGGCAAAATAAATACAGTGGGCCCGTCTTCCTTTAAAAATGGTGTGAGAATTGGATTTTGGGAATTCGCAAGATCGTCCTCTTTAATTGTTTGCTCACTGATATTTGCAGAAAACTGAGTACTGTCATTGAAGAATTTAATCTTTGAGTCTTCAGGAGATTTCGATATCAATATAATATTCGAGGCAGGGTAATACTTTCTTGCATGATCATTGATAGCTTTATAATGTGCATACAATCCCGCTTTTGCTTGTACGTAAAAAGGATTTTGTTCTGCAATCGTTGAGCTACTTACCCAAGGACTGATCAAAATTGATTCGTGCTCTTTAGCCCAAGTGGCACTTGATTTTACGGCCTCTGACTTATATGGGCCAATGATCACGTGAGGCGGTCTTTTTTCGTATTGTTCCAGAACAAACTTACTTATATCATTGCTTTGAATATCGTGAACTGTAAGTAAAAGTTTTTTGTCCAACTCATTTTCAAATTCCTGAACTGCCATTTTCATTCCACAGTAATATTGGACAAATCTTTCACTTCCGGAAGGCAATCTCGTTGAGAGGGTATCCATTTCATTTGCTCTGAATGGGAGCAAAGCCACTACCCTATATACCGAATCTTCTTTGGGCAGCATCAGCTTACCTGTACTTTTTTTAGGAACTCCGGGAGTTGTAGGTGTCGTTTTTTTTTCAGTCTCTTTAGGCTTCACCACGACCTTGTCTTTCTCCTCAGTTTTAGGTGCATCTTTTACCTTTGAGGGATTTTCTTCTTTCCAAACTACAGTGTCAATTTTTGGAACTTCATTCGGCTTGCTTGTTTTTTGGGGTGGAGTATGATCAGCAGACTTAGACTTAGTTGCTTTCTTAGATGGAAAACAAGCTGTACCAATAACGAATATACATAACCATAGAATGGAAATATTATTCCCACTCGATGGTTGCCGGAGGTTTGGAACTGATGTCATACACTACTCTATTGATTCCTTTTACCTGATTGATGATAGAATTTGAAATATCAGCCAATATATCATGTGGGATATCGCTCCACTGTGCAGTCATTCCATCTACTGAATCAACAGCCCGAAGCGCAAGCACATGCTCATAGGTTCTTTCGTCTCCCATGACACCTACTGACTGTATGGGCAGCAAGATAGCACCTGCTTGCCAAATTTTGTCATATAACTTATACTCTCTCAGTTTTGATATGTAAATATCATCTGCTTCCTGCAGAAGATGTACAGAGGAAGAAGTCACCTCGCCGATAATGCGTATTGCCAGTCCCGGGCCCGGAAATGGGTGTCTGCCCAACATTCCTGCAGGCAAGCCAAGATTCGCCCCAACCTTGCGAACTTCATCTTTGAACAAAAGCTTCAGGGGTTCAATGATTTTCAATTTTAGTTTTTCTGGCAAGCCACCCACATTGTGATGTGACTTTATAGATGCAGAAGGACCGTAAACGGATACTGACTCAATAACATCCGGATAAATAGTACCCTGACACAACCATCGCGCAGAAGGATTATGGGCTGCACAATTTTCAAACACATCGATGAAAGCTTTCCCGATTACCTTGCGTTTAGCTTCAGGATCGGTCAAACCCTGCAAAGCAGTATAAAAAATGTCCTTTGCATCTACACCCTCGACATTTAAGCCAAGTTCTTTGTATTGATCTAAGACTGATTGATATTCATTTTTTCTCAAAAGACCATTGTCTATAAAAAAAGCGTGAAGCTTTGAACCGATGGCTTGTGACATCAACAATGCAGCAACAGAAGAATCCACCCCTCCACTGATTGCCATGATGACTTCATCATCTTGAATTTGTTCCTTGATCAGATCAATACTGTTTTCAACAAAAGAATTTGGTGTCCAATCTTGATTGGCTTGGCAAATATCCACAACAAAATTTCGAATGAGTGCTGAACCTGCAACAGTATGATACACTTCAGGATGAAACTGTACTGCATAAACCGGAAAAGTATAGCCCCTAGACTTAAATGCTGCTATAGGAATAGAATCAGTATGAGCAATTGCATTGAAATCCGGTCCAAGACCTGTAATACTGTCACTATGGGACATCCACACCACAGTTGAATCTGAGATATCTCTCCAGATGTCATCAGAACCCTTGTGATGAACATTGGCTTTGCCAAATTCCCTTTTTGACGAAGACTCCACAATCCCACCGGTTTTTGCAGCGATCAACTGTGCTCCGTAGCAGATGCCCAGGATGGGAATCTTATTGAGGAATTTATCCAAATTGACCTCAGGATGGGTTTCTTGCCTGACTGAAGCAGGGCTACC from Saprospiraceae bacterium includes these protein-coding regions:
- a CDS encoding BamA/TamA family outer membrane protein, which encodes MESRRSIIFGYYSLVCMVLILIGTSCNTTNYVKGNQSLLKKNKFKMVEFDNDLTENQLSADIFTLYRQRPNRKVLVGIPREWFYYNLSKLDPTKMRYKIFSNYAEEPAILDSILVKSTENNIRNYFINKGYLNVTVSSTIKTKRKKSTVTYLIYAKDRLKIRSIEYSTLDTAILEILNSNASTALLKKGSPVDNALFQAEKARITDILNNNGFADFTPLYIPSLKIDTSDNLADLILRVNLPQGKSKHDQFRIGKVNVIRQSADAVAYDKVETEFDSIKFIRYGDGVKVKNSLLARNIFTRPGQLYNKSNLSKSTSQLNRLGLFRFINLDTKKDSSKPGNIDISYTLNLNKRWVFDASSDLNYTTVRALGSNLFGISGNVNLRNRNLLGSAEVLSTSLEVGTEVNITKLSTYNAINLRYQNSLRLADFYDITGGFAIWKSIVKRFGRTVQKPNSFTSLELGFNYVFLNDAYIYYLLNTQVAYDIRLDRYKRIDAHTFSISLYVPETFPRFDSVIKKNSFLESSFKGKRLITSFLFHDFIKYKQKDLNERWTTSNYYSVEFSGIEISAINSLYNLILAKDEVFSLNSLQFSKFIKLDWDKRWYYTMKDRSSVAFRLTSGVAIPYGRDKVVPYIRKFFMGGPQSMRGWAIRELGPGATKPSQEQNEFAFFSAGDIKLEANAEYRTDLFWRFKWAWFFDIGNVWLWPQSEGTPEAKFSKDFINQIAFNTGVGLRMDISFCILRLDYGVKLRNSYLNADQSHWVFSKSNKLSLANIWNEGNFHLAINYPF
- the guaA gene encoding glutamine-hydrolyzing GMP synthase, with the translated sequence MSKKIYILDFGSQVTQLIARRVREHNVYCEILPFHKADNIDLDTSSGIILSGSPASVRQETHPEVNLDKFLNKIPILGICYGAQLIAAKTGGIVESSSKREFGKANVHHKGSDDIWRDISDSTVVWMSHSDSITGLGPDFNAIAHTDSIPIAAFKSRGYTFPVYAVQFHPEVYHTVAGSALIRNFVVDICQANQDWTPNSFVENSIDLIKEQIQDDEVIMAISGGVDSSVAALLMSQAIGSKLHAFFIDNGLLRKNEYQSVLDQYKELGLNVEGVDAKDIFYTALQGLTDPEAKRKVIGKAFIDVFENCAAHNPSARWLCQGTIYPDVIESVSVYGPSASIKSHHNVGGLPEKLKLKIIEPLKLLFKDEVRKVGANLGLPAGMLGRHPFPGPGLAIRIIGEVTSSSVHLLQEADDIYISKLREYKLYDKIWQAGAILLPIQSVGVMGDERTYEHVLALRAVDSVDGMTAQWSDIPHDILADISNSIINQVKGINRVVYDISSKPPATIEWE
- a CDS encoding ABC transporter ATP-binding protein, with the translated sequence MVLLDVKQLNVCFNSHQHRVQAVKDLNFSVHQNRILGIVGESGSGKTITAMSILRLLPTNALLEGSILWSENEQTSNLCELEEDRLRAIRGAKISMIFQEPMSSLNPVLTCGYQVGEGIQAHRLYPKSEIKDRVLYWLEKVGLPDPSRVYNSYPHQLSGGQLQRVLIAIALSCNPKLIIADEPTTALDVGIQKHIIEMLLRLKQDLGLSMLFISHDLGVIREICDDVLVMKNGRKIEQGPVNEIFKNPQQQYTKGLLYCRPPLQKKLRRLPTMDEFERGTGINHFDDTQCILPSELDRKLVSMHSTAPLISVKDLNVYYPKKKSWWQKSKKDIPTVKNFNLDIFPGEVIGLVGESGSGKSTTGKAILQLLEHCTGSVAYLGKNLSQTDKEHMRTLRKDLQIIFQDPYSSLNPRLTVGDAIVEPMTVHGIGKNKNERINLAKELLAEVGLLPEHFDKYPHQFSGGQRQRICIARVLGLKPRFIICDESVSALDVSVQAQVLNLLQDLKEKFKLSYLFISHDLSVIHFISDRILVMKDGEVVEEGKSYEIIKQAKTDYTRNLLASIPGSNYMQELIQ
- a CDS encoding amino acid ABC transporter substrate-binding protein; amino-acid sequence: MTSVPNLRQPSSGNNISILWLCIFVIGTACFPSKKATKSKSADHTPPQKTSKPNEVPKIDTVVWKEENPSKVKDAPKTEEKDKVVVKPKETEKKTTPTTPGVPKKSTGKLMLPKEDSVYRVVALLPFRANEMDTLSTRLPSGSERFVQYYCGMKMAVQEFENELDKKLLLTVHDIQSNDISKFVLEQYEKRPPHVIIGPYKSEAVKSSATWAKEHESILISPWVSSSTIAEQNPFYVQAKAGLYAHYKAINDHARKYYPASNIILISKSPEDSKIKFFNDSTQFSANISEQTIKEDDLANSQNPILTPFLKEDGPTVFILPFASIKDENYIYHFLRRVSSEKGNNDVIVYGMYKWIELKSDILDYVNTLKIRLSISNYFDNDESNIRAFKKRYFNTYREFPTEEALEGYDLMKYVVRSLKTNLYPFHWYSLGSMGNYLETEFNVSPVFKSSDQNKDPWNADYFENSFVKIVEIRSNRYRVIE